A genomic segment from Sorangium aterium encodes:
- a CDS encoding manganese efflux pump MntP, whose protein sequence is MSYSAILLLALGLAMDATAVAAARGLSVPAIRARHVLLVAGFFGGAQALMPVIGWLLGARIGPRVQAWDHWIAFVLLAFLGGKMLWEARGDDSDEGETTADPFALSSMFVLAVATSIDALAVGITLPMLNAPFAISVVTIGIVTALLSAAGLFAGRRFGAMLGKRLDIAGGVVLIGLGFKILLEHLLMS, encoded by the coding sequence GTGAGTTACAGCGCGATCTTGCTCCTCGCGCTCGGGCTCGCGATGGACGCGACCGCTGTCGCGGCGGCACGAGGGCTGTCTGTCCCGGCGATTCGAGCCCGCCATGTCCTGCTCGTCGCGGGGTTCTTCGGCGGCGCTCAGGCCCTGATGCCCGTCATCGGCTGGCTGCTCGGAGCGCGGATCGGTCCGCGCGTGCAAGCGTGGGACCACTGGATCGCGTTCGTGCTGCTCGCGTTCCTCGGCGGAAAGATGCTCTGGGAAGCCCGCGGCGACGACAGCGACGAGGGCGAGACCACGGCCGATCCCTTCGCGTTGAGCTCGATGTTCGTGCTGGCGGTCGCCACGAGCATCGACGCGCTCGCCGTGGGCATCACGCTGCCGATGTTGAACGCCCCGTTCGCGATCTCCGTCGTGACGATTGGCATCGTCACGGCGCTGCTCAGCGCAGCGGGGCTCTTCGCGGGACGGCGGTTCGGGGCGATGCTCGGCAAGCGTCTCGATATCGCTGGTGGGGTCGTTCTCATCGGCCTCGGGTTCAAGATTCTCCTTGAACACCTTCTGATGTCGTAA
- a CDS encoding DEAD/DEAH box helicase: protein MQVSTTPITSISASDVNWLLATEAANRLLSGADLFTLAFALSGRSHQEPLTLDEAHDLLLAHGLPRALAGSALIERIRESTSADPAFLAYNASTFCIDRNIGIPRRLGQLVFRHDVQRLLLAHRAERPPPPERPVTRAQARSPARARRTEAPAAPPRSPPTTPTPERPARARAAGLRAAPAASRPPAASRPPAASRPPAPSGVVEPALSPEPAPLPAPPPRKPAPLLISGLDRSELLQRLAGPPSSLAAVSHALRAHLLASAEQFEELLALAALTGVEPHRYQIETARRVLRVFRGRALLADEVGLGKTVEALTILREYQLRGMVRRALVLVPPALVGQWTGELAEKAGIAARTTDDAARTADPEAFWRDEGVIVASLALARSAKHAPLVQAASWDLVIVDEAHHVKNRTTAGFKLVDGLQSRFLLMLTATPIETDLEELYNLVTLLKPGQFATTGAFRAQFVDPKDPLSPKNRERLRSLLAEVMVRNTRADSGLALPPRYVSTAMVEPLPEEQELYERVLALVRAHGADAGSRMLASTLLLGAGSSPAAVRGSLERMSASERRAPALRAALAAIAELAASVRASRKGVALVDLARAHHEQILVFTRFRDSLSYIEAALRGAGIEPVAFHGGLSAADKRAALSAFRDGRARVLVSTDAGGEGHNLHHCHVLVNFDLPYNPMLIEQRIGRLHRMGQREEVRVYNLCARGTAEERVLDLLDRRLHLFELVVGEMDMVLGNMADERDLEERIVSLYATSRSEEEIASGFDAIAEELAAARGRYEQVKRLDAKLFGKDYEA, encoded by the coding sequence ATGCAGGTCTCGACGACGCCCATCACGTCGATCTCCGCAAGCGACGTGAACTGGCTGCTCGCCACGGAGGCGGCCAATCGGCTGCTCTCCGGCGCTGATCTCTTCACCTTGGCGTTCGCGCTCTCGGGCCGGTCGCACCAGGAGCCGCTGACGCTCGACGAGGCGCATGACCTTCTCCTCGCGCACGGCCTTCCACGGGCGCTCGCGGGCAGCGCGCTCATCGAGCGGATACGCGAATCGACGAGCGCGGATCCGGCGTTCCTTGCCTACAACGCGAGCACGTTCTGCATCGACCGCAACATCGGTATCCCGCGCCGGCTGGGGCAGCTCGTCTTTCGTCACGACGTCCAGCGGCTCCTCCTGGCTCATCGCGCGGAGCGGCCGCCGCCCCCGGAGCGCCCTGTCACCCGCGCTCAGGCCCGCTCACCCGCGCGGGCTCGACGGACCGAAGCGCCCGCTGCGCCGCCACGAAGTCCCCCCACCACCCCGACCCCGGAGCGCCCCGCGCGCGCCCGCGCCGCCGGCCTGCGCGCTGCGCCCGCCGCCTCCCGGCCGCCCGCCGCCTCCCGGCCGCCCGCCGCCTCCCGGCCGCCCGCTCCCTCCGGCGTGGTGGAGCCGGCGCTCTCGCCCGAGCCGGCTCCTCTGCCGGCGCCGCCGCCCAGAAAGCCGGCGCCGCTCCTGATATCGGGCCTCGACCGATCCGAGCTGCTCCAACGGCTCGCGGGCCCGCCGTCCTCGCTTGCGGCGGTGAGCCACGCGCTGCGCGCGCACCTGCTCGCCTCGGCCGAGCAGTTCGAGGAGCTGCTCGCGCTCGCCGCGCTCACCGGGGTCGAGCCGCACCGCTACCAGATCGAGACCGCGCGCCGCGTCCTCCGCGTGTTCCGTGGGCGCGCGCTGCTCGCCGACGAGGTCGGGCTCGGCAAGACGGTCGAGGCGCTGACGATCCTGCGCGAGTACCAGCTCCGCGGGATGGTCCGGCGGGCGCTCGTCCTCGTCCCCCCTGCGCTCGTCGGCCAGTGGACGGGAGAGCTCGCGGAGAAGGCCGGGATCGCCGCGCGCACGACCGACGACGCCGCGCGCACGGCGGATCCCGAGGCCTTCTGGCGCGATGAGGGCGTGATCGTCGCGTCGCTCGCCCTCGCGAGGAGCGCGAAGCACGCGCCGCTCGTCCAGGCCGCCTCGTGGGACCTCGTGATCGTCGACGAGGCCCATCACGTCAAGAACCGCACGACCGCCGGCTTCAAGCTGGTCGACGGCCTGCAAAGCCGGTTCCTCCTGATGCTCACGGCGACGCCGATCGAGACCGATCTCGAGGAGCTCTACAACCTCGTGACGCTGCTCAAGCCCGGGCAGTTCGCGACCACGGGGGCCTTCCGCGCGCAGTTCGTCGACCCGAAGGACCCGCTGTCGCCGAAGAACCGGGAGCGGCTGCGCTCCCTGCTCGCCGAGGTGATGGTGCGCAACACCCGCGCCGACAGCGGCCTCGCGCTGCCGCCCCGTTACGTGAGCACGGCGATGGTCGAGCCGCTCCCGGAGGAGCAAGAGCTCTACGAACGCGTCCTCGCCCTCGTGCGCGCGCACGGGGCCGACGCCGGCTCCCGGATGCTGGCCTCGACGCTCCTGCTCGGCGCCGGCTCGAGCCCCGCCGCGGTGCGCGGCAGCCTAGAGCGCATGAGCGCGAGCGAGCGGCGCGCCCCCGCGCTGCGCGCCGCGCTCGCCGCCATCGCGGAGCTCGCCGCCTCGGTCCGCGCGTCCCGGAAGGGCGTTGCGCTCGTCGATCTCGCGCGCGCTCACCACGAGCAGATCCTCGTCTTCACCCGGTTTCGCGACTCTCTCTCGTACATCGAGGCCGCGCTCCGCGGTGCAGGCATCGAGCCCGTGGCGTTCCACGGCGGTCTCTCCGCGGCGGACAAGCGCGCGGCGCTCTCGGCGTTCCGCGACGGCCGCGCGCGTGTGCTCGTGTCCACCGACGCCGGCGGCGAGGGGCATAACCTCCATCACTGCCATGTCCTCGTGAACTTCGATCTTCCCTACAACCCCATGCTCATCGAGCAGCGGATCGGGCGATTGCACCGGATGGGCCAGCGAGAGGAGGTGCGCGTCTACAACCTCTGCGCGCGCGGCACCGCCGAGGAGCGTGTCCTCGATCTGCTCGACCGCCGCCTGCACCTGTTCGAGCTGGTCGTGGGCGAGATGGATATGGTCCTTGGCAACATGGCGGACGAGCGCGACCTGGAGGAGCGGATTGTCTCCCTCTACGCGACGTCGCGCTCGGAGGAGGAGATCGCGAGCGGCTTCGACGCCATCGCCGAGGAGCTCGCCGCGGCGCGCGGGCGTTACGAGCAGGTGAAGCGCCTCGACGCCAAGCTCTTTGGAAAGGACTACGAGGCGTGA
- a CDS encoding metal/formaldehyde-sensitive transcriptional repressor — MHTVENKKKLIARVRRIRGQLEAVERALEGEAGCSEVLQTVTSARGALNGLVGELIEGHIRTHVIDGERATGPQREAAEELVQIVRTYVK; from the coding sequence GTGCACACGGTCGAGAACAAGAAGAAGCTCATCGCTCGCGTCCGGCGGATTCGCGGGCAGCTCGAAGCGGTGGAGCGCGCCCTCGAGGGCGAAGCGGGGTGCTCGGAGGTCCTGCAGACGGTGACCTCGGCGCGTGGCGCGCTGAACGGCCTCGTGGGCGAGCTCATCGAAGGGCACATCCGCACCCACGTCATCGACGGGGAGCGCGCAACGGGACCTCAGCGGGAGGCCGCGGAGGAGCTGGTTCAGATCGTCCGCACCTATGTGAAGTGA
- a CDS encoding membrane dipeptidase, translated as MASACDPGTPSPPGEQGETDDLALSASLGLSAGAAAADGAAAGLPLPSPAALGGAPVSGFADLHFHMMAEEAFGGGWLHGKHDGAGALDDCDGGSPGGDHGRVRQDLSALLDRCPQSAMLDFASSGALSALLGLGGGVLGSEVIGQTEGTSGDTGLHLGRKRFSEGWPRWDTIAHQQGHVSWLRAAHDRGLSLIVMSAVSYDWLCSILPEQNRQRACDEMVDVDLQIQMTRALAAQNAGWMEIALSPAHARQIIGAGKLAVVLSIEASHLFGRDVDAAKMRAQLARYHALGVRTLQPVHQVDNAFGGAALHNPIFQLAQYTESCFIDTDCGATLAGVTLGMDVDASCRNMRGLTPLGEALVGEMMDRGMLLDVAHLSERGVDRVFQLARARDYYPIYISHGHFREIMAPAVAEKEKSTPARVIRMLRQTGGIFGLRTAHDETRQYNRSSVENSCQGSSRSFAQAYEYGRLGLKVPMAFGADLNGFIQQTRPRFGEDGACSAAFQAEADCQAWEQRAQGPGPLGAEFDEKGLAHEGMLPDLLADLDRLGVDTTGLRSSTEAFLRMWERAQGPRAGMADPANDLDESGIAPFVTAEERESAYPTKCGAAYCPGFQALGGSCRFDEECESGQCTAVACNAIPGRCVCNDDADCGSGLRCALKTPGVGGDNACVPKKAEHQLCTRDSECASGRCGGLIAGAGFCYTPGSKAIGQGCRVNEECPSNRCGDLTQTCLCRSDAHCAAGQFCGWGTNEGECVDKRGRGAACTKDNQCASGNCRFLFCR; from the coding sequence ATGGCGTCCGCGTGCGACCCGGGAACGCCCTCGCCTCCCGGCGAGCAGGGCGAGACGGACGATCTCGCGCTCTCTGCCTCGCTCGGCCTCTCCGCCGGCGCCGCGGCGGCAGACGGCGCCGCGGCGGGGCTCCCCCTCCCCTCCCCGGCGGCGCTCGGCGGAGCCCCGGTGAGCGGCTTCGCGGATCTGCACTTCCACATGATGGCGGAGGAGGCGTTCGGGGGTGGATGGCTCCACGGCAAGCACGACGGCGCCGGCGCGCTGGACGATTGCGACGGCGGCAGCCCAGGGGGCGATCACGGCCGCGTTCGACAGGATCTCAGCGCGCTCCTGGACCGGTGCCCTCAGTCGGCGATGCTCGATTTCGCCAGCAGCGGCGCGCTTTCAGCGCTGCTCGGCCTGGGAGGCGGCGTCCTCGGCTCGGAGGTGATCGGCCAGACGGAGGGGACGAGCGGCGACACAGGGCTCCACCTCGGGCGAAAGCGCTTCTCCGAGGGGTGGCCGCGCTGGGACACCATCGCTCACCAGCAGGGCCATGTGAGCTGGCTGCGCGCGGCGCACGATCGCGGGCTGAGCCTCATCGTCATGTCGGCGGTGAGCTACGACTGGCTCTGCTCGATCCTGCCGGAGCAGAACCGGCAGCGGGCCTGCGACGAGATGGTGGATGTCGATCTCCAGATCCAGATGACCCGCGCGCTGGCCGCGCAAAACGCCGGCTGGATGGAGATCGCGCTCTCGCCGGCGCACGCCCGGCAGATCATCGGCGCGGGCAAGCTGGCGGTGGTGCTGTCCATCGAGGCCAGCCACCTGTTCGGCCGAGACGTCGACGCGGCGAAGATGCGCGCGCAGCTCGCCAGGTACCACGCCCTGGGGGTCCGGACGCTCCAGCCGGTGCACCAGGTCGACAACGCCTTTGGCGGGGCGGCGCTGCACAACCCGATCTTCCAGCTCGCGCAGTACACAGAGAGCTGCTTCATCGACACCGACTGCGGCGCCACCCTCGCGGGGGTCACGCTGGGCATGGATGTCGACGCGAGCTGCCGCAACATGCGCGGGCTGACGCCCCTCGGCGAGGCGCTCGTCGGCGAGATGATGGACCGGGGGATGCTGCTCGACGTCGCGCACCTCTCGGAGCGCGGCGTCGATCGGGTGTTCCAGCTGGCGCGGGCGCGCGACTATTATCCGATCTACATCTCCCACGGTCACTTCCGGGAGATCATGGCCCCGGCGGTGGCCGAAAAGGAGAAGTCCACGCCGGCGCGGGTGATCCGGATGCTCCGGCAGACGGGCGGCATCTTCGGCCTGCGCACGGCGCACGACGAGACCCGGCAGTACAACCGCAGCTCGGTCGAGAACAGCTGCCAGGGCTCGTCGCGCTCCTTCGCGCAGGCCTACGAGTACGGGCGGCTCGGCCTGAAGGTCCCCATGGCCTTCGGCGCCGATCTCAACGGCTTCATCCAGCAGACCCGGCCGCGCTTCGGCGAGGACGGCGCCTGCTCGGCGGCGTTCCAGGCAGAGGCCGATTGCCAGGCCTGGGAGCAGCGCGCGCAGGGGCCCGGCCCCCTGGGGGCGGAGTTCGACGAGAAGGGCCTGGCCCACGAGGGGATGCTGCCCGACCTCCTGGCCGACCTGGATCGCCTGGGCGTGGACACGACCGGCCTGAGATCCTCGACGGAGGCCTTCCTCCGCATGTGGGAGCGCGCCCAGGGGCCGCGGGCCGGGATGGCCGATCCCGCCAACGATCTCGACGAGAGCGGCATCGCGCCCTTCGTGACGGCGGAGGAGCGGGAGTCTGCCTATCCCACGAAGTGCGGCGCGGCCTACTGCCCTGGATTTCAGGCGCTGGGCGGGAGCTGCCGGTTCGATGAGGAGTGCGAGAGCGGCCAGTGCACCGCCGTCGCCTGCAACGCGATCCCGGGGCGCTGCGTCTGCAACGACGACGCCGATTGCGGCAGCGGCCTCCGCTGCGCGCTCAAGACGCCTGGAGTCGGCGGCGACAACGCCTGCGTGCCGAAGAAGGCCGAGCATCAGCTGTGCACGCGCGACAGCGAGTGCGCCTCCGGCCGCTGCGGCGGGCTGATCGCCGGCGCGGGCTTCTGCTACACGCCCGGATCGAAGGCCATCGGCCAGGGCTGCCGTGTGAACGAGGAGTGCCCCAGCAACCGCTGCGGCGATCTCACCCAGACGTGCCTCTGCCGCTCCGACGCGCACTGCGCGGCGGGCCAGTTCTGCGGGTGGGGCACCAACGAGGGCGAGTGCGTCGACAAGCGCGGCCGGGGAGCGGCGTGCACGAAGGACAACCAGTGCGCGTCCGGGAACTGCAGGTTCCTCTTCTGTCGCTGA
- a CDS encoding RNA polymerase sigma factor, giving the protein MQTRRRTSSGVHKRSAPGRRLPSFAKNPAVRLPVERIVAERRWLAALVTGSGVPRRDRDDLVQAVLMAAWMAVEAGRYRPGPSVHPTRALRGWLQGIAWRKASHYRERAWVRQEVPVADPWSVWPEPPRDDELLVDARERLLAVRLALSRLPRRDRKELALAAVGHGTRDIARRLRMPASMAVQQLGRARRRLRGLLER; this is encoded by the coding sequence ATGCAGACCCGACGCCGCACGAGCTCCGGTGTCCACAAGCGCAGCGCGCCTGGACGCCGCCTCCCCTCGTTCGCGAAGAACCCCGCCGTCCGCCTCCCCGTCGAGCGCATCGTCGCCGAACGTCGCTGGCTCGCCGCTCTCGTCACGGGCAGCGGCGTGCCGCGCCGCGACCGTGACGACCTGGTTCAGGCCGTGCTCATGGCCGCCTGGATGGCTGTCGAGGCAGGCAGGTACCGTCCGGGCCCATCGGTCCACCCGACACGAGCGCTCCGCGGCTGGCTGCAGGGCATTGCCTGGCGCAAAGCGAGCCATTACCGCGAGCGCGCCTGGGTGCGCCAGGAGGTTCCCGTGGCCGACCCGTGGAGCGTTTGGCCAGAGCCGCCGCGGGACGACGAGCTCCTCGTCGACGCGCGGGAGCGCCTCCTCGCCGTGCGCCTCGCGTTATCCAGGCTGCCGCGGCGCGACCGCAAGGAGCTCGCGCTCGCCGCGGTCGGCCATGGCACCCGCGACATCGCGCGCAGGCTCCGTATGCCGGCCTCGATGGCGGTGCAGCAGCTCGGTCGAGCGCGAAGGAGGCTGCGGGGTCTCCTTGAACGGTAG
- the dmeF gene encoding CDF family Co(II)/Ni(II) efflux transporter DmeF, which translates to MSDSTGSDQLAQLRHAHDHGAAAASHETKTRWVVALTFAMMLAELVVGHATNSLALTADGWHMATHAGALGMAAFAYWFARKQSGSSVFSFGTGKVHALAGYTSAVVLALIALLMVVESLRRLLHPELIAFSEALPVAVVGLAVNLVSVKLLHADEHHHEAHDDHPDHGHHGHHDHDHGDHDDEHAHGHDHHGHDHNLRAAYFHVLADALTSVLAILALVGGRYLGWTFLDAAMGIVGGLVIAKWSYGLCRQAARQLLDVVPSESLARRIRDRIESTFAGASVVDLHLWDIGPGARACIVSVAVPSPLAPSAYRDALVPIASLQHVTVEVHPLSVGDARRGS; encoded by the coding sequence ATGAGCGACTCCACCGGATCCGATCAGCTCGCCCAGCTTCGACACGCCCACGACCACGGCGCCGCCGCGGCTTCGCACGAAACCAAGACCCGGTGGGTCGTCGCGCTGACCTTCGCCATGATGCTGGCGGAGCTCGTGGTCGGCCATGCGACGAACTCGCTCGCGCTCACGGCCGACGGTTGGCACATGGCCACGCATGCGGGCGCGCTGGGCATGGCGGCGTTTGCGTACTGGTTCGCGCGCAAGCAGTCCGGGTCGAGCGTGTTCTCCTTCGGCACGGGCAAGGTGCACGCCCTCGCCGGGTACACGAGCGCTGTCGTGCTTGCGCTCATCGCGCTCCTCATGGTCGTCGAGTCGCTTCGCCGTCTCCTCCATCCAGAGTTGATCGCCTTCTCCGAGGCGCTTCCTGTCGCCGTCGTCGGTCTCGCGGTCAACCTCGTCAGCGTGAAGCTCCTCCACGCTGACGAGCACCATCACGAGGCGCACGACGACCATCCCGACCACGGCCACCACGGTCACCACGATCACGACCATGGCGATCACGACGACGAGCACGCTCATGGCCACGACCACCACGGGCACGACCACAACTTGCGTGCGGCGTACTTCCACGTCCTCGCGGACGCGCTGACCAGCGTGCTCGCGATCCTCGCCCTCGTCGGTGGGCGCTACCTTGGCTGGACGTTCCTCGACGCCGCGATGGGCATCGTCGGCGGGCTCGTCATCGCGAAGTGGAGCTACGGACTCTGCCGACAGGCAGCCAGGCAGCTGCTCGACGTCGTCCCTTCCGAGTCCCTCGCTCGGCGCATCCGCGATCGAATCGAGTCCACCTTCGCTGGAGCGAGCGTCGTCGATCTCCACCTGTGGGACATCGGTCCCGGCGCGCGCGCCTGCATCGTTTCGGTCGCGGTGCCGAGCCCCCTGGCGCCTTCCGCCTACCGTGACGCGCTCGTCCCGATCGCGAGCCTCCAGCACGTCACTGTCGAGGTTCACCCGCTCTCTGTCGGCGACGCGCGGAGGGGCTCGTGA
- a CDS encoding RNA polymerase sigma factor, producing the protein METKDPPAAPGATPPTWDALLREHLGYLKGRVVSERIPVADREDVLQEVLHSISRALPTFDPARGELRAWLKAIVHNHASNYRRRASRRHEQPWPDEPPEIADEAPSSEERRMEAERRQILSTLLLDLPPERRQAVIAHELDEAGIGHVAALLSIPTTTAKSRVRHGREDLIAAARRWQARHHRRLAVLLAIHPAGGSEERASRAAPWRLLLRRARRALRGAMSGARTPRARAVAHAYASLAASAWSVLLTSGLFVAGHGVGHGGLHSGGAATQSATFAAGAHASSTVDPTAEASEISYSPADDKTPSPGETAASNGGDTAPARPRDTSRSPRRWPGAQGDEQEHQRMAAAARAIGDDALARALLAGAITTSRTSHLHLPVTWPSLPPRP; encoded by the coding sequence ATGGAGACAAAGGACCCGCCCGCTGCGCCCGGAGCGACGCCGCCCACCTGGGACGCCCTCCTCCGCGAGCACCTCGGCTACTTGAAGGGTCGCGTGGTGTCGGAGCGGATCCCGGTGGCCGACAGGGAGGATGTGCTTCAGGAGGTGCTGCACAGCATCTCGCGGGCGCTGCCCACCTTCGATCCGGCCCGGGGCGAGCTGCGCGCCTGGCTGAAGGCCATCGTCCACAACCACGCCTCCAACTACCGGCGCCGCGCCAGCCGGCGGCACGAGCAGCCGTGGCCGGACGAGCCGCCGGAGATCGCCGACGAGGCGCCGAGCTCCGAGGAGCGCCGGATGGAGGCCGAGCGGCGGCAAATCCTTTCGACGCTGCTCCTCGATCTGCCGCCCGAGCGCCGCCAGGCCGTGATAGCCCACGAGCTCGACGAAGCCGGAATCGGCCATGTCGCGGCGCTGCTCTCGATACCCACCACGACCGCGAAGAGCCGTGTTCGCCACGGGCGCGAGGACCTCATCGCGGCGGCGCGCCGCTGGCAGGCGCGACATCACCGCCGCCTCGCCGTCCTGCTGGCGATCCACCCGGCCGGTGGCTCGGAGGAGCGTGCCAGCCGCGCCGCGCCGTGGCGGCTCCTGCTCCGCCGCGCGCGGCGCGCGCTCCGCGGCGCGATGTCCGGCGCGAGGACACCGCGGGCGCGAGCGGTCGCTCACGCCTACGCATCGCTCGCTGCGAGCGCCTGGAGCGTTCTCCTGACATCAGGGCTCTTCGTGGCCGGGCACGGCGTCGGGCACGGCGGTCTCCACTCCGGCGGCGCTGCGACGCAGAGCGCCACCTTCGCCGCGGGAGCTCACGCGTCTTCAACGGTGGACCCGACAGCGGAAGCCAGCGAGATCTCGTATTCACCTGCCGACGATAAGACGCCTTCGCCAGGAGAAACAGCGGCCTCGAACGGGGGCGACACCGCGCCAGCTCGCCCTCGGGACACCTCCCGGTCGCCGCGGCGCTGGCCCGGCGCGCAGGGCGATGAGCAGGAGCACCAAAGGATGGCGGCCGCCGCGCGCGCCATCGGGGACGACGCGCTGGCGCGCGCGCTGCTGGCGGGCGCCATCACGACCTCTCGCACGTCGCACCTGCACCTGCCCGTGACGTGGCCGTCGCTTCCCCCGCGCCCGTGA
- a CDS encoding DUF1835 domain-containing protein: MTIHITTNEDIRKAIRRKLRLPVRFVRDNVLEGPCASDPEDHCERRCDYWNLRGRERAQLRSSFDDLISAVKSRQRIVVWTSGLWRDRLMLWALCAWRLRNRPEHPDIDIVLLGDAPEDGFSRGFVHVKPADARRGLDDARAQSLTRVRHMARSWRKLCGRSPVLATEVGRADRVRKDLVELGTHQAAFFPRLDGSALTLSWVDELLFACLDKDWMTPVDVFVHHSSAGEELRNGWGTRIGDFFLAMRLRQWAEHRGAKAALESVPYRTDRAPMLEARYRLTAVGDEIKRHGLAEIAQGPPLPVWGVTAYDPGAPWVVVDDRAGQKRLQRLGEPATQDAG, encoded by the coding sequence ATGACTATTCACATCACCACAAATGAGGACATTCGGAAAGCGATCCGGCGCAAGCTTCGCCTTCCCGTGCGTTTCGTGCGCGACAACGTGCTGGAGGGGCCGTGCGCGTCCGATCCCGAAGACCATTGTGAGCGGCGGTGCGATTATTGGAACCTTCGAGGGCGGGAAAGGGCACAGCTCCGTTCGTCGTTTGACGATCTTATCAGCGCAGTGAAATCGCGTCAACGAATCGTCGTATGGACGTCCGGCTTGTGGAGGGATAGGCTGATGCTGTGGGCGCTCTGCGCGTGGAGGCTCCGCAATCGGCCCGAGCACCCGGATATCGACATCGTCCTCCTGGGAGATGCGCCGGAGGATGGGTTTAGCCGTGGATTCGTCCACGTGAAGCCGGCTGACGCGCGCCGCGGTCTGGACGACGCGCGCGCGCAATCTCTGACGCGCGTCCGGCACATGGCGCGCTCCTGGCGAAAGCTATGCGGTCGGTCTCCTGTGCTGGCCACCGAGGTTGGGCGCGCAGATCGAGTGCGGAAGGATCTCGTAGAGCTGGGCACCCACCAAGCGGCATTCTTTCCTCGGTTGGACGGTAGCGCGCTCACCCTATCTTGGGTTGACGAGCTCTTGTTCGCCTGTCTCGACAAAGACTGGATGACGCCCGTGGACGTATTTGTGCACCATTCATCGGCTGGCGAAGAGCTGCGTAATGGTTGGGGGACGCGCATCGGCGATTTCTTTCTCGCCATGCGGCTGCGCCAGTGGGCCGAGCACCGTGGGGCTAAGGCCGCGCTGGAGAGTGTGCCCTACAGGACGGACAGAGCACCTATGCTGGAGGCTCGCTACAGGTTGACGGCTGTCGGCGATGAAATAAAGCGACACGGTCTTGCTGAAATCGCTCAAGGGCCACCGCTGCCGGTGTGGGGCGTCACGGCGTACGACCCAGGGGCTCCTTGGGTCGTGGTGGATGACCGCGCAGGTCAAAAGCGCCTCCAGCGCCTTGGGGAGCCCGCCACACAGGATGCGGGATGA
- a CDS encoding glycosyltransferase, whose protein sequence is MDVRDIYGAGGRDLGRAGLPWKLGIAHVVSSLKAGDAEQVVVDLAALQRAAGHDVTVIAIADDPDGPRAEQLRRRGVDVQLLPKRRGFDVSMTARLVALFRARGISLVHAHNQQPLIYAAPAGWLHRVPVVHTKHGVSDDLQSRRWLRSAAAAFVDAHVAVSRPTAEMLVDQGQVSAEKLHVVASGLDLSRFAPDPVARARVRAELGISQQAWVLGSVARLSAVKNHALLLRAAAQALPEDGRLLLVGDGPERARLVALARELGLSDRALFVGGRHGVPQILAALDAFALCSIAEGLPLAVLEAMAAGLPVVATAVGGVPTALTDGYTGFLVPSGDAEALAARLTELRDDPALAARMGRYGRKVTLQRYSAARMVERYMDLYALLLVRQLHRGMPAVRPSDLLAYARSSSFLQRALGVSAAAEVPGRGWGAPRSDAAASARRRSPIALSI, encoded by the coding sequence ATGGATGTTCGTGACATTTACGGCGCGGGAGGCCGCGACCTTGGCCGGGCGGGGCTTCCATGGAAGCTCGGGATCGCGCACGTTGTGAGCAGCTTGAAGGCCGGCGACGCCGAGCAGGTGGTCGTCGATCTGGCGGCGCTCCAGCGCGCAGCGGGCCATGACGTGACCGTGATCGCCATCGCCGATGATCCGGATGGCCCGCGGGCGGAGCAGCTGCGGCGGCGCGGCGTCGATGTGCAGCTCTTGCCGAAGCGCCGCGGCTTCGACGTCAGCATGACCGCCCGGCTCGTCGCGCTCTTCAGGGCGAGAGGTATCTCGCTCGTCCATGCGCACAACCAGCAGCCGCTCATCTATGCCGCGCCCGCAGGCTGGCTGCACCGCGTCCCGGTCGTCCACACGAAGCACGGCGTCTCGGACGACCTGCAGAGCCGGCGATGGCTCCGCAGCGCCGCCGCCGCGTTCGTCGACGCCCACGTCGCGGTCTCGCGGCCGACGGCCGAGATGCTGGTCGACCAGGGCCAGGTCAGCGCCGAGAAGCTGCACGTCGTCGCCAGCGGCCTCGACCTGTCGCGGTTCGCGCCCGATCCGGTGGCCAGGGCCCGTGTCAGGGCCGAGCTCGGCATCTCGCAGCAAGCCTGGGTGCTCGGGAGCGTGGCGCGCCTCTCTGCCGTGAAGAACCACGCATTGCTCCTGCGCGCGGCGGCGCAGGCGCTGCCCGAGGACGGGCGGCTGCTCCTCGTCGGAGATGGCCCGGAGCGCGCGCGGCTCGTCGCGCTCGCGCGCGAGCTCGGCCTGTCCGACCGCGCGCTCTTCGTCGGCGGGCGGCACGGCGTGCCCCAGATCCTCGCCGCGCTCGACGCGTTCGCCCTCTGCTCCATCGCCGAGGGCCTCCCGCTCGCCGTCCTCGAGGCGATGGCCGCCGGGCTCCCCGTCGTCGCGACCGCGGTGGGCGGCGTGCCCACGGCCCTCACCGACGGGTACACGGGCTTCCTCGTGCCTTCCGGGGACGCCGAGGCGCTCGCGGCCAGGCTGACGGAGCTCCGCGACGACCCCGCGCTCGCCGCGCGGATGGGGCGGTACGGCCGGAAGGTCACGCTCCAGCGCTACTCCGCTGCCCGCATGGTCGAGCGCTACATGGACCTCTATGCGTTGTTGCTCGTACGGCAGCTGCACCGCGGCATGCCTGCCGTCCGGCCGAGCGACTTGCTCGCGTATGCGCGGAGCTCATCGTTCTTGCAGCGCGCGCTCGGCGTGAGCGCGGCCGCCGAGGTCCCGGGCCGCGGCTGGGGCGCGCCACGCAGCGACGCAGCGGCCAGCGCGCGGCGGCGCTCGCCGATCGCGCTGTCGATCTGA